Proteins found in one Magnolia sinica isolate HGM2019 chromosome 5, MsV1, whole genome shotgun sequence genomic segment:
- the LOC131246475 gene encoding E3 ubiquitin-protein ligase IPI1-like isoform X1 — MDVESLGFSEEDRKQCSICLECVVDGGERSIAKLQCGHEFHLDCIGSAFNAKGAMQCPNCRKVEKGQWLYANGCRSFAEHNVEELVNEDLYDLSYSELPLGLPWCPVRGFMQLASWFEEGEPQLNTYPDLLGSTVFGDHPNAPSGTHVCPYLALHGFPHAIHHMPSNSADAVPDSTSFHRHPTGSGGSSSSNVLNSHGFSASEPRHHNWQQASVPFPVSGGSVNNTEQPASQLGARLSRNDSSGPQRTGSYVQPLPFIHGTVARATSNLAASLLPPLVGDARNQARGHVGHIYQHSASSSLRSGPFTPNRRTRQRGLTVISSAGTNSSADNGGLYGFSFSGSMNRNPQESDGIGRHFDRFYGWVREGIASLPWVPAEGESHQWWGPFHPNHNPQTGSVDSMSRSYFHQRATSAERAVQGRPDNNYQRVPHPRMTHFM, encoded by the exons ATTGTATTGGTTCTGCATTTAATGCAAAGGGAGCAATGCAGTGCCCAAACTGTCGGAAAGTTGAAAAAGGCCAATGGCTGTATGCGAATGGATGCCGCTCTTTTGCTGAACATAATGTTGAAGAGTTGGTGAATGAAGACCTCTATGATCTGAGCTATTCTGAGCTG CCACTTGGACTTCCATGGTGTCCTGTCCGTGGATTTATGCAACTAGCATCATGGTTTGA GGAAGGCGAACCCCAGCTAAATACCT ATCCTGATCTTCTAGGAAGCACAGTATTCGGGGACCATCCAAATgctccaagtgggacacatgtgTGCCCATATCTTGCTCTCCACGGGTTTCCTCATGCTATACATCACATGCCTTCAAATTCTGCTGATGCCGTCCCCGATTCCACCTCATTTCATCGGCATCCAACTGGATCAGGTGGATCATCATCAAGCAATGTGTTGAATTCTCATGGTTTTTCTGCATCAGAACCACGTCACCACAATTGGCAGCAGGCTTCTGTTCCTTTTCCAGTGTCTGGTGGTTCAGTAAACAACACAGAGCAGCCTGCATCGCAATTGGGTGCAAGGTTATCAAGGAATGACTCAAGTGGTCCGCAGAGAACAGGATCATACGTTCAGCCCCTTCCTTTTATTCATGG GACTGTTGCACGTGCCACAAGCAATTTGGCAGCCTCACTACTACCACCCCTTGTAGGGGATGCTAGAAATCAAGCCCGTGGGCATGTTGGTCATATATACCAGCATTCTGCATCCTCTTCTCTTCGAAGTGGCCCATTTACTCCGAACAGGAGAACAAGGCAGAGGGGTTTGACGGTTATTTCCTCTGCCGGAACGAATTCCTCAGCTGACAATGGTGGCCTCTATGGGTTCTCCTTTTCTGGGTCTATGAATAGGAACCCACAAGAGAGTGATGGTATCGGACGGCATTTTGATCGGTTTTATGGGTGGGTCAGAGAAGGCATTGCATCCCTCCCATGGGTCCCAGCTGAAGGCGAGTCTCATCAGTGGTGGGGCCCTTTTCATCCCAACCACAATCCTCAAACAGGAAGTGTAGATTCGATGAGCAGGAGCTATTTCCATCAGAGGGCTACGTCAGCCGAGAGAGCTGTCCAAGGCCGGCCAGATAATAATTATCAACGGGTTCCTCACCCCAGGATGACACATTTCATGTGA
- the LOC131246475 gene encoding E3 ubiquitin-protein ligase IPI1-like isoform X2, producing MQCPNCRKVEKGQWLYANGCRSFAEHNVEELVNEDLYDLSYSELPLGLPWCPVRGFMQLASWFEEGEPQLNTYPDLLGSTVFGDHPNAPSGTHVCPYLALHGFPHAIHHMPSNSADAVPDSTSFHRHPTGSGGSSSSNVLNSHGFSASEPRHHNWQQASVPFPVSGGSVNNTEQPASQLGARLSRNDSSGPQRTGSYVQPLPFIHGTVARATSNLAASLLPPLVGDARNQARGHVGHIYQHSASSSLRSGPFTPNRRTRQRGLTVISSAGTNSSADNGGLYGFSFSGSMNRNPQESDGIGRHFDRFYGWVREGIASLPWVPAEGESHQWWGPFHPNHNPQTGSVDSMSRSYFHQRATSAERAVQGRPDNNYQRVPHPRMTHFM from the exons ATGCAGTGCCCAAACTGTCGGAAAGTTGAAAAAGGCCAATGGCTGTATGCGAATGGATGCCGCTCTTTTGCTGAACATAATGTTGAAGAGTTGGTGAATGAAGACCTCTATGATCTGAGCTATTCTGAGCTG CCACTTGGACTTCCATGGTGTCCTGTCCGTGGATTTATGCAACTAGCATCATGGTTTGA GGAAGGCGAACCCCAGCTAAATACCT ATCCTGATCTTCTAGGAAGCACAGTATTCGGGGACCATCCAAATgctccaagtgggacacatgtgTGCCCATATCTTGCTCTCCACGGGTTTCCTCATGCTATACATCACATGCCTTCAAATTCTGCTGATGCCGTCCCCGATTCCACCTCATTTCATCGGCATCCAACTGGATCAGGTGGATCATCATCAAGCAATGTGTTGAATTCTCATGGTTTTTCTGCATCAGAACCACGTCACCACAATTGGCAGCAGGCTTCTGTTCCTTTTCCAGTGTCTGGTGGTTCAGTAAACAACACAGAGCAGCCTGCATCGCAATTGGGTGCAAGGTTATCAAGGAATGACTCAAGTGGTCCGCAGAGAACAGGATCATACGTTCAGCCCCTTCCTTTTATTCATGG GACTGTTGCACGTGCCACAAGCAATTTGGCAGCCTCACTACTACCACCCCTTGTAGGGGATGCTAGAAATCAAGCCCGTGGGCATGTTGGTCATATATACCAGCATTCTGCATCCTCTTCTCTTCGAAGTGGCCCATTTACTCCGAACAGGAGAACAAGGCAGAGGGGTTTGACGGTTATTTCCTCTGCCGGAACGAATTCCTCAGCTGACAATGGTGGCCTCTATGGGTTCTCCTTTTCTGGGTCTATGAATAGGAACCCACAAGAGAGTGATGGTATCGGACGGCATTTTGATCGGTTTTATGGGTGGGTCAGAGAAGGCATTGCATCCCTCCCATGGGTCCCAGCTGAAGGCGAGTCTCATCAGTGGTGGGGCCCTTTTCATCCCAACCACAATCCTCAAACAGGAAGTGTAGATTCGATGAGCAGGAGCTATTTCCATCAGAGGGCTACGTCAGCCGAGAGAGCTGTCCAAGGCCGGCCAGATAATAATTATCAACGGGTTCCTCACCCCAGGATGACACATTTCATGTGA